The Danio aesculapii chromosome 11, fDanAes4.1, whole genome shotgun sequence region CTGACGCATTGTGTGTTGCTTGTAAAACAGCCCTGCAATAAATTGTTCCATAAAAGCGCTAATTGCTGTTTAATAGGGTACAGGAGATGTTTGTATCTCTGCAAGACTGTCATAATGTTGGTGACTTGATAGCTTGTGAGCGTGATACGTGTTTGTAAGCTAAAACCAGGATGAACCTTGCCTCCAGGTCCATCACTCTTCGTGTTCTCAGGGGTGTAAAGCTGGTTTCTCAAAAAGCCAAAAGCATTTTACTGGATTCTGCTCATAAAGCAACTCCTGCAGAGCGTCTCTGGTGTTGCACCAAATTGTAACTCTAGATGCCGTTTCCTTTTAAGCGAAGTTGAGTTCAAAGGTAAGACATTTGAGATTCGTTTGCATATATAATTCGATATTAGATGACTTCCTCTGTAAAGATAGATAGCATTTGCATGGGGACCCAGAAAGTCAGGTTTTCATGAAAGACAAAATTACAGCAATATATTTCGCACTCATGTTTATTTTGAAAGTGGAAAAGGAAATTGTTTGTGAGTGATGTAAGAATATTTTAAGAGAATgcatattttttaatgatttttggaCATCGTTTTTAACCCAGGAACTATTTTACGGGATGTTTACCGAGGTGTCCTGGAAGTTTTATCATTGATTTTAAATTGGAAGATCttgcttgacttttttttttaatcagtgttaTTGTTATCTATATTTCTTTTTTGTATAATGCatgtttgattaaataataaGTGATGTATTGAATATTTATAACCAAATCtttgaatatagccaatgctgctatggcattaaacacaaacaaacagttaATAACATACAGTAGTGAACATTTGAAGGGGatcaaaatatttaatcaaagttgtcctaaaactattcaacagcACCTAATCTTGTCTTGAACTTTTTTTGATCCACATCATACTGTATTTCATCTAATGTATCAAATTGTGCACGGTTATCCGACAGAAAAGATTGTTTTGtagtattattttgtgtgtgacaTCTTGGAGAGCATTCGGTTTGGCTCTATCCTCAGGGCTTTGGGGGCATAAGTGTATAGtttagtgctgtcaaactgaGCGCTTGTCATACCACAGGCTGTGAAGCTTAGCAGAATGTTGCTCAATGTTCTTTTCTGAAAAGCGCGACTCGAGTCTCGTGCACATGGCTGAATGCATTGCAAAGCGAAGGGAAGCAAGGAGGTGGTGTATTGGATGGCGTGCTGATAGCCCAGGGCTGACCGCTCCATAAACAACAATACAAATGTCTTCGTTCTTCAACAACAACACTAAAATGATCGCAGGGATCCTAGAGGGTCTCAGTTTTAATGCTCATATGGTTATAATAGTGGTTATGATGGCCactgtttttattaaattcttCTGTTGTAATTTCTTGgagcatttttagtttttagtaggcaacccagcaggcacacaatgtcattcattccttttctttcgacttagtccttttatttatcaggggccgccacagcggaatgaaccgccaactgttccagcatgtttttacgcagcggatgcccttccagtcacaacccagtacaggaaaacacccatacacactcacattcacactcataccgcatgtgtttagactgggggaaaccagagcacccaaaggaaacccacaccaacactgggagaacatgcaaactccacacagaaatgccaactggctcacacgaaccagcaacctttttgctgtgaggcgacggtgctaaccactgagccaccatgtcacctgcACACAAtttcataagacgttaatattaggttagatttaggtcgtgatgtcaggcgACCAATATTCATTAATTAGCCAGCATCTAAAGATGTTGTTTTTATGTCTGATAccaaatgacattaatatttggttggttttatgttgtgttggaaagtaaccaaaatccaacgtcaagccaacatcttaaaccaatgtcatattgacgtcaaatactgacgtttATTTATCACGTATGGCAACCGAAATCCCACGTCtgacagacgtcatagtggtaacatttacaaaacatcaagctgtaacatcattagacgttgatatttggttgtttttaggttgcattggaaagtgatcaaaatccaacatctgtcTTATATTGGAAACTAACGTCGATGTGACAttaagttctgatgtcaacccaattttcttTCCACCCAAAATGCGACATTCCCCGACGTTGgagtttaataaaaatacaaaaaaaataaattttgtttaatacaaaaaaaataaaaataaaataaaataaaaatttactaatgctcagcttcttagactttacacacctgaaacttgtctatagcacttgttcactgctgctcttatagttgtgtaaactgcttccttgtcctcatttgtaagtcgctttggataaaagcgtctgctaaatgactaaatgtaaatgtaaatgtaataaagcaTTGCACTAACAACTCCAAGGTTATTGCTTCAATTCTCATCGAAAGCAGGCATTGATTAAAACTTAGAACTTATTTGCGCATGGTGTAAATGTGAATTTGTGAAGTTTTTTAGGATAACTGAAAGCGAGTTGGTGTGCATTTTACGTATAGAATTAAATGATGCATGTGGATGTTTTTGGTGTCCATACCTtcatcattaattttcttttcagcgaaCTTCCTCTAtgcatcaagggtcgccacagcgcaatgaaccaccaatttatccagcatatgttttacgcagcgaatgccctttcagctgcaacccatcactgggaaacactcatacactctcattcacacacatatacactatggacaatttagcttacccaattcacttgtaccacatgtctttggacttgtggggaaaagaaccacccggaggaaacccatgcaaacatggggagaacatgcaaactccacacagaaatgccaactggtccagccgaggctcaaaccagcgaccttgttgtgaggcgatcatgctatccactgcgccaccgtaacaACCGGGTGtcaatatcattttttttttatttttattttttagaatgtacatttttattagcTTCAATACTTTTaagaaaatagaaaataacaataataataaaggaaaaaGAGGGAAACATGAAAGCACTCCCCACTTCAGTggattaaaacagaaaacaaaggCTTAACACTTAATCCACAAATCAGCCTTTTATATTTATACCTCATTAAACAAACCCTCTATAAAGAATAGCGCATATACCCCTGCTATATCAAAAATGGATTAACATTTCCTAACAAATTGAGATCTATTGATGGCAGATTTGAGTTGAAACCATTGTGTGTCCTCAAGTTTCAGAAAAAATGTGCCAGTACCAGGGCATTAGTCCTCAGAAACGTTTGTCTTTTCACTCTCCATTCAAGCCTAAtgctgtattattttttttaatgctgtattTTTTTGCTAAGGGCTCAGTATAAGATGTCTTTAGATAAGACCTGAAATTTGTTAAGAAAATGACCTCAGTAGAAAGGAAATCTGAGCAGCAGGAAGCTTGAGAATGTGCTCTTCGCTAAAATCGTATTGCTGTGTTGGAGAAACATTGCAGAGATTCACACTCTTTTCTTCTCGTGGCTGTGTTTCAGGTACAGGCCAGCAGCTGCCAGCTTGGTGAGGAGGAGCATTTCCTGGCCTGAATGCGAACCGACTGCAGCTGGAGCATGTCCACTGCAGGCTTGACTGCCCAGGAGATCTGTTTACCCACGCAAAGCCTTTTCTTGCGGGGCAGCCACTGGCATAGCATGGCCGGAGCTAAGCCCTCTTGGAAATGCAATGATCTACGCAAGTGAGTGCAACACCGTATGCTTTCAGAATTAAAAACAGATTCGTTTTACAAGACCGATCAGAATATGGACTTACTACAACATTTCATATGATGCTAATGAACCAAATGTGTCTGATTGGTGTTTCTGTTATTTATCTACAGCTTATACTTAAGCATTGATCCTTCTTCGGACTATATTCAGTCTCAGAAAAAGGTGCTGCCGTCATCATATTCAGGAGTGGAAAGTAAGTAACAAGGCTTATTGATGTTAAAAGTTTGGTCACACTATGAATTTTGCATTAATATAagctcctaatttgctgcttggTTATAgctattaaggtagtagttgggtttaggtattgggtaggattagggtttTAGAATATGGTCATGCAGATTATGGACATTTTGTTTGTACGAAAAAAATTCTGTGTCTTTTTTTTATAAGCCGCTAACAAGCCCACTAGTTAATGGTGAAAATTGGTGCTATACAACACtttaaaactaaagtgttaccacaagTTTTTAAATGTACTAATTTAGTACAAACCAAGTGTGACAATTTATAGGATCTTTTGTAATACAGTGATGATTTACTGTAGAGTTACAATGTCTGTCAGGCTATAAGGACAACAATAGCATCCGAAAACCATACAAAAAGCACTATGGATGGGaagatttttaaatttactttagaCTATTGATCacttattattgttactattgaCTATTGATCACTTTGTTATTGTATGGCTTCATAAGGCTAATTTAGTCAAATTAGTTTAGTGGTGCCTTTTTGGAGATTTACAGTAGTAGTCATTATATACATTGTGTATGGGTTGAGCTGCATGAAGGTCCTTCAAAATTATCCTAAAATAAGCAGCGTATGAGTTTGCTGCAATTTGAGGGAGTGAAATATGTTAATAGTTTTGTGTTTTGGTGAACCATTCTGAATTACGGTGCATCAGACATTTGTATTGCTGTGCCTCAAGTGGTAGAACATGGGGCTAGTAATGCAAAGATCATGAGTCTTTATTCTCAGAGAATGCTAATTAGTAGAATCTGTGCAGTACtaatattttcaattcaattcacctttatttgtgtagcgcttttacaatgtagattgtgtcaaagcatcttcacataaaagatcatagtaaataggaacagtgtaattcagttcagtttagctcagttcagtgtggtttaataatcactactgagagtccaaatactgaagagcaaatccaacgatgcgcagctctacagatcccgaaccatgcaagccagtggcaacagcgcagagggaaaaaaaacttcgcTGATTGGCGAaagtgaggggaaaaaaaaccttgagagaaaccaggctcagttgggcacaaccattttaatttctccgctggccaaacgtcttgtgcagagctgcaatctcagcggcagaggctggaagctggcctcagcgatgactcgtctgtccctggagcgtcacaggaatcagtctcatgttctccactcctccatgaccaccacagtagctgctcatcTATTTCATAGATGACTGTGAACAAATGACTCATTAATGTAGTTATTGTTGGGAACTGATGGACAGAGGTGTACTATCTATGCTACTTGTGATCAGCTCATCTTTAACACTAAATCTGGTGAAATTATTTGCAACTAActaattttcttattttctgcCCCTTTCTCAATCAAACAGAACAGCGGACCCATATTAATTCAACGAACAGCACAGGAGCCCAGCCCTTGCCCCCTAAAAACCTCGACCCTTCCCAACTCACCTTAAACACGGACCCCTTTACGTCAAATCCTGCCAAAGACGACCAAGTGGTTCCCTGCTTTGAACGTTTAACAGTATCTGACCGTATCAGCCCTCCACAGACGCCCCGCCGAGCCACCAAACCCCTTCCCCCAATCCCGGCTCAGCTGAGCTTTCCCCGGATCAGGCTATGGACAGTGAAGTAGAGTTTTTCAATGGAGATGAAAATCACTGCCTAGTTTCCGAATCTTGCTCCAAAAACTCTCCGTTCCGCTATGGGATGCCCAGTAGGAGGAGTTTCAGGGGCTGTGGACAAATTAACTATGCCTACTTTGAAGGTCGACATCCCAGcagaaacaacaacagcaacagaaaGTGAGACAGGAGCGGGAAAACCAGCAGAGAGAACAAGAACTTCGTGATCAGCAACAGAAACTGTATACGACAGCAGGAACGTACGCAAAGAAAGCTGCGACGGTCCCATTCTGGGCCTGCCGGCTGCTTTAACAAAACCGCCTCCTTCAGATACTCCAGTCACCACAGGTACACACACAACCTGGATAAACCAGAGGTTCCTCCAAGAGTCCCAATTCCCCCACGACCAATCAAAACCGGAGACAACCGCCGCTGGTCAGCTGAAGTCTCGTCGGGAGCCAACAGCGACGATGACCGACCTCCGAAAGTTCCCCCTAGAGAACCTTTATCTGCGTGTTCACGCACACCCAGTCCAAAGAGCCTCCCCATATACTATAACGGGATCATGCCCCCTACGCAGAGCTTTGCTCCGGACCCTAAATACGTCAGTCGTGGTTTGCAACGACAAAATAGCGAAGGCTCGCCATGCATTCTTCCTGTCATGGAGAACGGCATGAAGGCCAGTAACACACACTACTTTCTTTTGCCACAGCGGCCGTCGTACCTGGACAAACATGAGAAGTATTTAACGGACAGCACAGCAAGTCGAAGCAACGAACGCTTCCGATTCGATGTTCAGAATGGGACTGTCAAAGCAAACGAAAAACGACGCACCAAATAGACTTGGTATGAACTAACCAAGTGCTCGATGGTCCCCCTCAAAGACTTCTTCGCTGCTTTGTTGCAGTTTTGCTCGTAAATTTGAGCAGGTTACAATTAAATTGCAGTTACTGGGATTTCCTCTTGTTTTTTTTGCTCTCAACAGTTCTCTTTGAGCAAGCTCAAACtatgtttttaatttcattgcTATGTGAAATGGTTAAGTGTTGATAACATGGTGCAGTTGTTTGGTATCAGCTGGTCTGGTACCTCCATACTTCAGTGTTGTAATGTTCTTATTTTGATATCCACATTGAAGATTGTTTAGATGTCTCTGAACATTGAGCACGTTCCTCTGATCATAGGGACATAGGGTCAGTAATGCTTCTGTACGTTGTGTCGTCTACCATATATGAAGTATAATAACGGCCGCCTGCTTTATTCCGGTCGGCTTTTTAAGTGAAGGTTATTCCAGCTTACTGCTTTGCACACTGTTGTGCAAGCAAGAAATCTGACACATGCACACTCTTTTGCAGTTCTTCTGTTGGACTAATGCTCTCCGCTTTGTCCGGACACTCTTTTGtgtgctttttgttgttgtttaatgtgACCTGTCTGTACaaccgtgtgtgtgcgtgtgttacaTAGGAACAGGCTAAGTATTTCGTTTCTGTTCTGAGTTGTGCGTGAATGATTGGAGAGCTGAATGTGTTACATTTGCCCAGTTTTGGCACTGCTTTTTAAGCTTTCATAAGCTGCTTAAAACGGCAGCTGAAATGTTGCCCTCTGAATGAACGGAGTATTTCCGATTCCTGGCTTCTCACCGAGGTGTCGTGTGTCTTTTGTTGCACAAAAAAAAGCAATACTTTGAAAACCTGTGAATGCGTTTCTGTGAATGTGTTTCTGTCCTCTTTTTAAAGCGCTGTCTTCACGTGAAGCTGTGAGTCTGGATTAGGACTTTCTCCAGTACTACCTCCTATTATAGTTCTAGTTCTTATATACCCAGCTACAGATTACTAAAACTCAACAAATACAACCGTACAAGGAAAAAAAGTGCCCCAAAATCTATAGTTCTCCACGTTTTGCCCATTGGAAATGGTCAGTCATTAACACTTCCTCAATGAAAACGCATCTTCAACCAGTTTTAAGAGCTGCATGGAGTTAAAGTCCATGTGTAATGCGTTTGGccgaactcacacacacacacacacacatactgatcTTCCTGTTACTGTACATGCATTCCTGTTCAACGTGATTACAGTGGGTGTGGGCACTAGAGACTTTGGCTGCTGGCAGCTGCTGAATGAGATGTTTTATTATTCTATATTGTTTCCAGAACATCCTGATAACTCAGTAAATGTAGCAAGTGccatgcagtttaaaaaaaagaggaaagtaAGGCTATAAAACATGATGTTTGGAGGTCAATTACAAGTTGCCACCTCGCGACGGGATCCATTtgatgacactttttttttattttaccagcTTGTGTATCAGGAAATGTTTACATGTGTTATTTTTCCTTTCACAGTCTTATCTTTGAAACAAAATGAAGGCAAGTTCAAGAAATAGGCATCTCTGCTGtgttgtgtgcgtgcgtgcgtgcgtgtgtgtgtgtgtaaagcaaaGTGCACTGAGAAGACAGTATGTTTGTGATGTGTAAAAGTATTTTAACGTTGTCTCTTACCCCAACTGAATAGTTCTTAGTGTATGTTGTATGGTTttgaaagtaataaaaataaatccttatttATGAATCGACTTTCTTTATCTGATATTGTGTATTTGATTCGGTCAGGTATGCTGGATCTGTCAGAGATATAGCTGTTTTGCCTGTTTTATCACTCCACACCCCTGTGCTCTGCCTCATTACTATTGGCTCCGCTCCAGACAGGAGGAGGTGAACTGTActtttgcactttaaaaacagATCTCGGATCAGTTCTGTGGTTGACTTTATGAAGGCGATGGCTCGGTTTGAAGGGATGTGTGTCTCAGAGCTGCTTTACAGGGCCCACGTCTAGTAACCTAAGTATTACGCGCTTTAGGACCGGTATTTTCTGCCTTGCTGATTGGGGAAAATGCTGTTTCTCTGGTCTTTTGTTGCGCAAGCCTTGGATGAAACGATAAGCACTtgcaacacaaacacaaagctcCTTTGCATGTCCAAATCCAGTTGAAAATAAGCAACCTATAGAAACTATAAAATGAGCTAATGCTGTATGTAATAGCATCAGGTCAAATTTGATGATGCCTGTTAACTTTGATTTAAATTTCGCCTTCAGCTGCTGCTACTTATTTCTGTTTTAGTTTGTATATGCCAGTTAtagaaactatttaaataaataacatatattatAAGCGCACAATACATTACAGTTGTCATTTAATTAGTTGGCACACTTTAAAatgaggtttcattagttaacgttggttaatgtatttactgacatgaactaaTAAGGAACAATActagtacattattattatagttgaaCATTAATAAGGCATTATTAATATccaaattcatgtttgttaacgttAGTGAGTTAGAACtaaaatgaacaactttatttgcTTAACGTTAACATagattaataaatatgtaataaatgtattggtcatgttagttaatacattaatacaacctttttgtaaagtgttaccagcaaGGTTTAATTATACTCTGTAAAACCTTATAAGTTTTGAGGAAACTGCAGCAAACCGTTtaagtcaggggtcaccaatctcggtcctggagggccggtgtccctgcagggtttaactccaacttgcctcaaaatacctgcctggatgtttcaagtatccctagtaagactttgattagcttattcaggtgtgtttgttagggttggagctaaaatcgcaatacaccggccctctaggaacaGGTTTGGTGACCCACTGGtttaagttttgaaacaagtaCTGTAAACTGTTTTTACAAGTACTGTAAACATACATGCatgcgtacatacatacatacatacatacccacctatatatatatatctatatatatataaatatatattatatatatatatatatatatatatatatatacctatatattctatatatatatatatatatatatataccggccacctttattaggtacacctggttggaccccctttgcctacagaatgccttaatcctttgtgtcgTAGATTCAAATAGAAGGAAatatcctcagagattttgctccatgttgacatgatagcatcacacagttgttgcagatttgtcggctgcacatccatgatgccaatctcccgttccaccacatcccaaaggtgctttatggATTGAGGTTGGTGACGATGGAGGCCATTGagctacagtgaactcattgtcatgatcaagaaacctgtctgagatgattctcgtTTTATGACactggcgcgttatcctgctggaagtagacatCAGAAGATGGTTACAACTGCGGTCAAAAGGGATGGACTGGTCAGCAATAATACCGAAGTCGCGCAGAAATCAAAACTCATCAGATCAGGTAAcgtttttcaaatcttctattgtccagttttggtgagcctgtgtgaattgtagcctcagtttctgaATGAAAAAACTAATTCATTCATAAACTCATCGGTTTAATTTCTGCTTCACACTATCCGTtttgagttaccataactctttttcattaagTCCAAGTAACTTTttaagttaaactaacttatttattcatttagtgatttccactgttaggttttacagtgagACACTTTGTGTTTGGATTTTTGTTTGTACtttataatttttgtttgtttaatcagctttttatttaatttattttaatttaatttaatcatatttCTCGAAACTGATCAACTTCCCAATTATGGACTACTATAGATTTACTTTCTGTGGTTCAGTCTTTGTCTAGTAGCATTTGTGAAATAAGTCCTCAAAATATCTGTATTGAGACAGATTTGGTGATATTTTAGGTTGATTCTCCTCAGCTGTGCAGTGGAAGTGACTCTGCAAACCAGTAATTCAACTCTTAGATAAACTTCCTGATTAATCACAGCCTGATCAAAAGGAGGAACTCAAGATGCTTCAACACATACATTGAGGTCTAAAAAAAGCAAACAACTAGTTTAGATGGCCCTGAGTAAGATCTATTATCTGTCAACTatgaaagcacacacacagaaatgtgaAGACATACCAAAGACTTCGTTTTATATAAAGCTACATATAATTATTACAAACTTACCCAAACCTGCAcctacagtcaagcccgaaattattcttTAAAGACTTATAGTtacttaaagaaatatttttcacACAATGATGCCTTTTGTATATTGTCTTATGATCTTTTGAGTGAAGCCCTGTGTCATTTCCGGTCCACAAAAGGTTGctggttaaataaaagttattaagttAGAATTTCAGGCTTGGCTGtgtatataattttaattgttttcagataattcccaagtgatgtttaacagagtaaagaaacattcacagtatttcctatttaatttttttcttcttctgggcAAAGTCTTATTCATTTTAGTGTGGCTGGAACAAAATTAGTTTTATATCGTTTAAAANNNNNNNNNNNNNNNNNNNNNNNNNNNNNNNNNNNNNNNNNNNNNNNNNNNNNNNNNNNNNNNNNNNNNNNNNNNNNNNNNNNNNNNNNNNNNNNNNNNNATTCAtatttgggtgaagtatcccttttaatgtttatttttcatatttgtatttatcataattttcattttagtaaTTTCTGCTACTTCTTTATTTAACTCCCAAGTTTTTGGTCATGTCATATTGGCTAAAGCACTTTATTTAAATAACTCTTGTTGTAAATTGCTAAACAGAACAATCTGATTCAGTTTGTATAATAAATTCTACGTCAGCTACTCTGCTTACAGCTCATCCATAAAACACCACCATTGGACACACCAATGGCAAATTTATACCAAGCTATACATAACTTTCCCAACCCTCATTAAACATTAGAAATTGCTTTGTACTCAAACTGAATCATATCTTTTCAAACAGCAATCAGATTCACTATATCTACAATCTTATAGCttgaacttttttttaacaatctaAAGTCActgtaatatctttaaaaatatatactagcAACAATCACAGCACGAAGCAAAATCTGAATTGATCGAAACAAGACACACAGTCCTCTATAAATCATTGGCTTGGCTCATAACTCTTTTTATTACCTTTGCATTTCATGAGCTTACCTCAGAATTTAAGCTCTCtgacaaatattaaatatgatttaataccAGTACATGGGTGTATAGTTAAGATACATCAGCACATCGCTTGCTGTGAAGGAGTTTCGCAATTGTGTGCAAACATTTATAGGTTTTGATCAGTTGACCTGAGATGAAACGAGGAAGAATGTGTGTTTTGAATATCAGTACGAGTTGCTCAGgttaaatcattcattaatttctttttgCTAGTCGATCATTTGTCTTCAGTGATGAACGAGGACTGGATAAAGTGAGTTTGCAATGGTTTAATGATTACATAATTCACTTTCAGTTGCCTTTT contains the following coding sequences:
- the errfi1a gene encoding LOW QUALITY PROTEIN: ERBB receptor feedback inhibitor 1a (The sequence of the model RefSeq protein was modified relative to this genomic sequence to represent the inferred CDS: inserted 4 bases in 3 codons), encoding MRTDCSWSMSTAGLTAQEICLPTQSLFLRGSHWHSMAGAKPSWKCNDLRNLYLSIDPSSDYIQSQKKVLPSSYSGVEKQRTHINSTNSTGAQPLPPKNLDPSQLTLNTDPFTSNPAKDDQVVPCFERLTVSDRISPPQTPRRATKPLPPIPAQXELSPDQAMDSEVEFFNGDENHCLVSESCSKNSPFRYGMPSRRSFRGCGQINYAYFEGXTSQQKQQQQQKVRQERENQQREQELRDQQQKXCIRQQERTQRKLRRSHSGPAGCFNKTASFRYSSHHRYTHNLDKPEVPPRVPIPPRPIKTGDNRRWSAEVSSGANSDDDRPPKVPPREPLSACSRTPSPKSLPIYYNGIMPPTQSFAPDPKYVSRGLQRQNSEGSPCILPVMENGMKASNTHYFLLPQRPSYLDKHEKYLTDSTASRSNERFRFDVQNGTVKANEKRRTK